Proteins from a single region of Anastrepha ludens isolate Willacy chromosome 5, idAnaLude1.1, whole genome shotgun sequence:
- the LOC128863349 gene encoding prolyl endopeptidase yields MSIVCGVTKLNIQKISKTLVLTFIRKIPNRIPKMKYPITRKDTSIVDNFHGVKVTDGYRWLEDPDSAETKEFIEKQNKISRSFIEEGDERSRILKKLTKLWNYPKYSCPTKHGDYYYFFVNTGLQNHNVLYQQTGLEDKPKIFLDPNTWSEDGTIALSQKSFSEDGKYMAYGISENGSDWLKIRIRDVNSGNDLKETLENVKFSAISWTIDNEGFFYSQYSDQKGIANGAEVKQNENQKLYYHYIGKNQTEDILVVEFPEEPSWRIQAVVSDCGRYLIMPIVKGCRDNLIYYIDLNEAENIRPGLKVIKVIDVFEYDYEYITNVGSKIYFRTNKNAPNYRIVIIDLENPLEEYWETIIPEQESDVLDWAKCVDEDKLLLCYMQDVKSALQVNCLKTGAIIRKFHLDIGTVVAVSGKKKYSEFFFNFSSFLNPGTIYQYDFKTPEEPPKIFREINLQLDGFTQQDYEIKQIFYDSYDGTKIPMFIIHKRKEAIYPRPCLLYGYGGFNISLQPSFSATGLMFIDTFDGVLAYPNLRGGGEYGEKWHNAGRLLNKQNVFNDFQASAEFLINNKYTTKDRLVIQGGSNGGLLVGACINQRPDLFGAAVAQVGVMDMLRFHQFTIGQAWCSDYGNPNAKEHFENLFKYSPLHNVHVPKTKSEEYPSTLILTADHDDRVSPLHSLKFAAALQEAVQNSCQRNPIILRVYSKAGHGAGKPTTKRIEEAADILTFISKTINVKVINL; encoded by the exons ATGTCTATAGTGTGCGGTGTCACTAAATTGAATATCCAAAAGATTTCCAAAACTTTAGTGTTaacttttataagaaaaattcctaacagAATCCCTAAAATGAAATATCCTATTACTCGGAAGGACACTTCAATTGTGGATAATTTTCATGGTGTTAAAGTGACCGATGGTTATCGATGGCTGGAAGACCCTGATTCCGCTGAAACAAAAGAGTttattgaaaagcaaaataaaattagcaGATCATTTATTGAAGAAGGGGATGAAAGGTCTCGTATTTTAAAGAAGCTAACAAAGTTATGGAATTATCCAAAATATAGTTGTCCAACGAAACATGGAGATTACTACTATTTTTTCGTGAATACAGGATTACAAAACCATAA TGTTCTATACCAGCAGACTGGACTGGAggataaaccaaaaatatttttggatccgAACACATGGTCCGAAGACGGAACTATTGCTTTATCTCAAAAGTCTTTCTCTGAAGATGGAAAATACATGGCATATGGCATAAGTGAAAATGGATCCGACTGGCTAAAGATAAGAATACGCGACGTAAATTCGGGTAACGATCTAAAGGAGACCTtggaaaatgttaaatttagcGCGATTTCTTGGACAATTGATAATGAgggttttttttattct CAATATTCCGATCAGAAAGGAATTGCTAACGGCGCTGAAGTAAAGCAGAATGAGAATCAAAAGCTTTACTATCACTATATCGGAAAAAATCAAACTGAAGATATCTTGGTAGTGGAGTTTCCCGAGGAGCCATCTTGGCGTAT ACAAGCTGTTGTATCTGATTGCGGAAGGTATTTGATTATGCCAATAGTGAAAGGTTGTCGTGATAACCTTATTTATTACATTGATCTAAACGAAGCCGAAAACATACGACCAGGCTTAAAGGTTATTAAAGTGATAGATGTATTTGAGTATGATTACGAG TACATTACCAATGTgggatcaaaaatttatttcaggaCAAATAAAAATGCTCCTAACTACAGAATTGTTATAATTGATTTGGAAAATCCACTTGAAGAATATTGGGAAACAATCATTCCG GAACAAGAAAGCGACGTATTGGACTGGGCAAAATGCGTGGATGAAGATAAATTATTACTGTGTTACATGCAAGATGTCAAA agtGCTCTTCAAGTAAATTGCTTAAAAACTGGAGCGATAATTCGAAAATTTCATTTGGATATTGGTACAGTTGTGGCGGTGTCCGGcaagaaaaaatattctgaatttttttttaacttctcatCATTTTTAAATCCTGGTACTATCTACCAATATGATTTTAAGACACCAGAAGAACCACCCAAGATATTCCGTGAAATTAATTTGCAACTGGATGGCTTTACTCAACAAGACtacgaaataaaacaaatattctatGATAGCTACGACGGAACAAAAATTCCTATGTTTATTATTCATAAAAGGAAAGAAGCAATATATCCACGGCCGTGTCTGCTTTATGGATATGGAGGCTTTAATATAAGTTTACAGCCCTCTTTTTCTGCAACTGGATTAATGTTTATTGATACATTTGACGGCGTATTAGCGTATCCAAATCTACGTGGTGGAGGTGAATACGGCGAGAAATGGCACAACGCAGGGCGTCTgttaaataagcaaaatgtttttaatgacTTTCAAGCGTCCGCAGAGTTTTTGatcaataataaatatacaaCTAAGGATCGTCTTGTTATACAAGGTGGATCAAATGGAGGACTGTTAGTAGGTGCTTGCATTAATCAACGACCTGATCTTTTCGGCGCGGCAGTAGCTCAAGTTGG tgTTATGGATATGTTACGCTTTCATCAATTTACAATTGGTCAAGCTTGGTGCTCAGACTATGGCAACCCTAATGCAAAGgagcattttgaaaatttatttaaatattcaccTTTGCACAACGTACACGTTCCAAAAACCAAATCTGAAGAATACCCTTCAACTTTGATTCTAACCGCTGATCATGATGATCGTGTAAGTCCTCTGCATTCTTTAAAATTTGCAGCAGCTCTTCAGGAAGCAGTACAGAACTCTTGTCAAAGAAACCCTATTATTTTACGCGTATATAGCAAAGCTGGTCATGGTGCTGGTAAGCCAACGACCAAGAGGATAGAAGAAGCAGCTGATATTCTTACTTTTATAAGCAAGACTATAAACGTCAAAGTTATTAATCTCTAA